Proteins found in one Plectropomus leopardus isolate mb chromosome 9, YSFRI_Pleo_2.0, whole genome shotgun sequence genomic segment:
- the LOC121947795 gene encoding uncharacterized protein LOC121947795, whose amino-acid sequence MFHNKKCFTIESLVGKEASNHPGTGTGSGGSGDEPIRPTALRFPESLHPSAAAAAAAAGVFGSCFQGSSGRTLYPAGPDMVLQEPGTHAHSPGGLPLHPLQIPPPQSFFSPQHRDALSFYPWVLRSRYLGHRFTGQTPAAFYSAACSVFNLNFISDNLCIFYQALILRPNVDEVRYDVTSGCFRHLAEIQMRGTMEGKLSPHGFMITRHPVTRRPRDIYESPEAFAGRHLSVAPPRSDFKSHLGSLLSGGGLQEDYRRRTTGGGLQEDYRRTTGGGLQEDYRRTTGGGLQEEDYRMRTTGGLQEEDYRRRTTGGLQEDYRMRTTGGLQEEDYRRTTGGGLQEDYRRRTTGGGLQEDYRTTCFLGHQLTCLPLCLCLSPVCLQVKVWFQNRRTKHKRQKLEEETPEAQQKRKGSQHVNRWRAATQQPGGGGGGGGAAEDVDVLSED is encoded by the exons ATGTTCCACAACAAGAAGTGCTTCACCATCGAGTCTCTGGTCGGGAAGGAGGCGAGCAACCACCCCGGCACCGGCACCGGCAGCGGCGGCTCCGGGGACGAACCCATCCGGCCCACGGCGCTCCGCTTCCCGGAGTCCCTGCACCcctccgccgccgccgccgccgccgccgccgggGTATTCGGCTCGTGCTTCCAGGGGAGCAGCGGGAGGACTTTGTACCCCGCCGGGCCGGACATGGTGCTGCAGGAGCCCGGGACGCACGCTCACAGCCCCGGCGGGCTGCCGCTGCACCCGCTGCAGATCCCCCCTCCGCAGAGCTTCTTCAGCCCGCAGCACCGGGACGCGCTCAGCTTCTACCCCTGGGTCCTCCGGAGCCGGTACCTGGGACACCGCTTCACAGGTCAGACCCCCGCTGCTTTTTATTCTGCCGCTTGCTCTGTTTTTAATCTGAATTTCATTTCAGACAATTTGTGCATCTTTTATCAAGCATTAATCTTAAGGcctaatgtt GATGAGGTCAGGTATGATGTGACGTCAGGTTGTTTCAGGCATCTGGCGGAGATCCAGATGAGGGGAACGATGGAGGGGAA ATTATCGCCACACGGCTTCATGATCACACGCCATCCCGTCACACGGAGACCACGTGATATTTACGAGTCACCCGAGGCCTTCGCCGGGAGACACCTGAGCGTCGCTCCGCCA CGTTCGgattttaaatcacatttaggATCATTACTGTCAGGAGGAGGACTACAGGAGGACTACAGGAGGAGGACTACAGGAGGAGGACTACAGGAGGACTACAGGAGGACTACAGGAGGAGGACTACAGGAGGACTACAGGAGGACTACAGGAGGAGGACTACAGGAGGAGGACTACAGGATGAGGACTACAGGAGGACTACAGGAGGAGGACTACAGGAGGAGGACTACAGGAGGACTACAGGAGGACTACAGGATGAGGACTACAGGAGGACTACAGGAGGAGGACTACAGGAGGACCACAGGAGGAGGACTACAGGAGGACTACAGGAGGAGGACTACAGGAGGAGGACTACAGGAGGACTACAGGACTACATGTTTTCTTGGGCATCA ACTcacctgtctccctctctgtctctgtctgtcccccgTCTGTCTGCAGGTGAAGGTTTGGTTTCAGAACCGCAGGACGAAGCACAAACGTCAGAAGTTGGAGGAAGAGACGCCTGAAGCTCAGCAGAAGAGGAAGGGCAGCCAACACGTCAACCGCTGGAGAGCCGCCACGCAGCAGcccggaggaggaggaggaggaggaggagcagcggAGGACGTGGACGTCCTCAGTGAGGACTAG